In Catenulispora sp. MAP5-51, the following proteins share a genomic window:
- a CDS encoding LLM class flavin-dependent oxidoreductase: MKYSLLDVAAVAPGEHPGEALHGAVPLARTAERGGYERVWYAEHHNMPAIASAATSVLIAHVAANTERIRLGAGGVMLPNHSPLVIAEQFGTLAALHPGRIDLGLGRAPGSDQATMRALRRSPDSADSFPQDVLELQGFLSGDTRIPGVRATPGDGSNVPLYILGSSLFGAQLAAALGLPYAFASHFAPDALAAATEIYRSEFRPSPGHPEPYLIVAANLIAADTEEEAELQYQAALRWRAKRFLVRRGSGDAELSDDELDQVLATPGGEHVKGMMRVTAVGTPKQAVDYIERLAERTVADEVILAPASPNRAERIRAVELVPAPVAQALQAS, translated from the coding sequence ATGAAGTACTCCCTGCTCGACGTCGCCGCGGTCGCGCCCGGCGAGCACCCGGGCGAGGCGCTGCACGGGGCGGTGCCGCTGGCGCGGACCGCCGAGCGCGGCGGCTACGAGCGCGTCTGGTACGCCGAGCACCACAACATGCCGGCGATCGCCTCTGCGGCCACGAGCGTGCTGATCGCGCATGTCGCGGCGAACACCGAGCGGATCCGGCTGGGGGCCGGCGGCGTCATGCTGCCGAACCACTCGCCGCTGGTCATCGCCGAGCAGTTCGGGACGCTCGCGGCGCTGCACCCGGGCCGGATCGACCTGGGACTGGGGCGCGCGCCGGGCTCGGACCAGGCCACGATGCGGGCGCTGCGGCGCAGCCCGGACTCGGCGGACAGCTTCCCGCAGGACGTGCTGGAGCTGCAGGGCTTCCTGTCCGGCGACACCCGAATCCCGGGCGTGCGGGCCACGCCCGGCGACGGCTCGAACGTGCCGCTGTACATCCTGGGCTCCTCGCTGTTCGGGGCGCAGCTGGCCGCGGCGCTGGGCCTGCCGTACGCGTTCGCCTCGCACTTCGCCCCGGACGCGCTGGCCGCGGCCACCGAGATCTACCGCTCGGAGTTCCGGCCGAGCCCGGGGCACCCGGAGCCGTACCTGATCGTGGCGGCGAACCTGATAGCGGCCGACACCGAGGAGGAGGCCGAGCTCCAGTACCAGGCCGCGCTGCGGTGGCGGGCGAAGCGGTTCCTGGTCCGGCGCGGGAGCGGGGACGCCGAGCTCAGCGACGATGAGCTGGACCAGGTGCTCGCGACGCCGGGCGGGGAGCACGTGAAGGGCATGATGCGGGTCACAGCGGTCGGGACGCCGAAGCAGGCCGTGGACTACATCGAGCGGCTGGCCGAACGCACGGTCGCGGACGAGGTGATCCTGGCCCCGGCCTCCCCGAACCGGGCCGAGCGGATCCGGGCGGTGGAGCTGGTGCCGGCACCGGTCGCGCAGGCTTTGCAGGCGTCGTAG
- a CDS encoding isopenicillin N synthase family dioxygenase has translation MTLPDSADSAAPTDSADSALPVVDLSMADGSDQDRAALRATLRAAATEVGFFQLVGHGVTETESTALTDAMRSFFALPRADRLAVSNLNSPHFRGYTSTGEEHTGGTRDWRDQMDIGLELPPHVPGAGEPAYWWLQGPNQWPEQLPQLRVATLAWIDKLSAISQRLLHELLASIGARPDFYDDAFAGHPHLRLKLVRYPGEAPDGAAQGVGTHKDYGFITLLLQDSVGGLQVARPDGSFLDVPPMPGAFVVNLGELLEVATDGYLKATSHRVVSPRQERFSVPFFYNPRLDAHIEPLEFPHSHHAPGADNDPSNPLYAEFGRNELKGYLRAHPEVTKKFHADLAAT, from the coding sequence GTGACGCTTCCCGACTCCGCCGACTCCGCCGCCCCCACTGACTCCGCCGACTCCGCCCTCCCGGTCGTCGACCTGTCGATGGCCGACGGATCCGACCAGGACCGGGCCGCGCTGCGCGCGACACTGCGCGCGGCGGCCACCGAGGTCGGCTTCTTCCAGCTGGTCGGGCACGGCGTCACCGAGACCGAGAGCACCGCGCTCACCGATGCGATGCGCTCGTTCTTCGCGCTGCCGCGGGCCGACCGGCTGGCGGTCAGCAACCTCAACTCGCCGCATTTCCGCGGCTACACCAGTACCGGCGAGGAGCACACCGGCGGCACGCGGGACTGGCGCGACCAGATGGACATCGGGCTGGAGCTGCCGCCGCACGTGCCGGGGGCCGGGGAGCCGGCGTACTGGTGGCTTCAGGGGCCCAACCAGTGGCCGGAGCAGCTGCCGCAGCTGCGGGTGGCGACGCTGGCCTGGATCGACAAGCTCAGCGCCATCTCCCAGCGGCTGCTGCACGAGCTGCTGGCCTCGATCGGCGCGCGCCCGGACTTCTACGACGACGCCTTCGCCGGGCATCCGCACCTGCGGCTGAAGCTGGTCCGCTACCCCGGCGAGGCCCCGGACGGCGCGGCGCAGGGCGTCGGGACGCACAAGGACTACGGCTTCATCACGCTGCTGCTGCAGGACTCGGTCGGCGGGCTGCAGGTGGCGCGGCCGGACGGGTCGTTCCTGGACGTGCCGCCGATGCCGGGGGCGTTCGTGGTGAACCTCGGCGAGCTGCTGGAGGTGGCCACCGACGGGTATCTGAAGGCGACGAGCCACCGGGTGGTCAGTCCGCGGCAGGAGCGGTTCTCGGTGCCGTTCTTCTACAACCCGCGGCTGGACGCGCACATCGAGCCGCTGGAGTTCCCGCACTCGCACCATGCGCCCGGCGCCGACAACGACCCGTCGAACCCGCTGTACGCGGAGTTCGGGCGGAACGAGCTGAAGGGGTATCTGCGGGCGCATCCGGAGGTCACCAAGAAGTTCCACGCGGACTTGGCGGCCACGTAG
- a CDS encoding helix-turn-helix transcriptional regulator, protein MTAPTTPDQRLQDLARLRRVRDRIDREYAQPLNVEALARGVHMSAGHLSREFKAAYGESPYSYLMTRRIERAMAMLRRGDQTVTEVCFAVGCSSLGTFSTRFTELVGMPPSEYKRAAAFATAGLPSCVATRVTRPVRIREARAGALT, encoded by the coding sequence ATGACCGCCCCGACCACCCCCGACCAGCGGCTCCAAGACCTCGCCCGCCTGCGCCGCGTCCGCGACCGCATCGACCGCGAGTACGCGCAGCCGCTGAACGTCGAGGCGCTGGCGCGCGGGGTGCACATGTCGGCGGGGCATCTGAGCCGGGAGTTCAAGGCCGCCTATGGGGAGTCGCCGTATTCCTATCTCATGACGCGGCGGATCGAGCGGGCCATGGCGATGTTGCGGCGCGGCGACCAGACGGTCACCGAGGTGTGCTTCGCGGTCGGGTGCTCGTCGTTGGGGACGTTCAGTACGCGCTTCACCGAGCTGGTCGGGATGCCGCCGAGCGAGTACAAGCGGGCCGCGGCCTTCGCGACCGCGGGGCTGCCGTCGTGCGTGGCCACGCGGGTGACGCGACCGGTCAGGATTCGAGAAGCCCGGGCCGGGGCGCTCACCTAG
- a CDS encoding ATP-binding cassette domain-containing protein has product MHAADSHDLIRVHGARVNNLKDVSIELPKRRLTVFTGVSGSGKSSLVFGTIAAESQRLINETYSAFVQGFMPTQSRPEVDVLDGLTTAIIVDQQRMGGDPRSTVGTATDANAMLRILFSRLGTPHIGSAKAFSFNTASISGAGAVTLEKGGQTVKERRSFSIVGGMCPRCEGRGTVSDIDLAELYDESKSVNDGAITVPGYAGGGWNSRLYAESGFFDADKPIKKFTKKELHDFLRREPTRMKIAGINMTYEGLIPRIQKSMLSKERESLQPHIRAFVDRAVTFATCPDCDGTRLSEGARSSKIKGVSIADACEMQINDLAEWVRGLAEPSVAPLLAALSQTLDSFVEIGLGYLSLSRSSGTLSGGEAQRVKMIRHLGSSLTDVTYVFDEPTVGLHPHDIQRMNELLLRLRDKGNTVLVVEHKPEMIAIADHVVDLGPGAGSGGGAVCFEGTIDGLRGSDTVTGRHLDDRAALKKQTRKAKGALEIRGASANNLQDVDVDIPLGVLVVVTGVAGSGKSSLIHSSMTDHRPDGVVSIDQSPIRGSRRSNPATYTGLLEPIRKAFAKANGVKPALFSANSEGACPTCNGAGVVYTDLAMMAGVATVCEECEGKRYQAEVLEYRFGGRDIAEVLAMPVDEAEAFFADGQARIPAAHRILSRLSDVGLGYLSLGQPLTTLSGGERQRLKLAVAMAEDGGVYVLDEPTTGLHLADVEQLLGLLDRLVEAGKSVVVIEHHQAVMAHADWIVDLGPGAGHDGGRVVFEGTPADLVAARSTLTAQHLAEYVGA; this is encoded by the coding sequence ATGCACGCCGCCGACAGCCACGACCTCATCCGGGTCCACGGCGCCCGCGTGAACAACCTCAAGGACGTCAGCATCGAGCTGCCCAAGCGCCGGCTGACCGTCTTCACCGGCGTCTCCGGCTCCGGCAAGAGCTCGCTGGTCTTCGGGACCATCGCGGCGGAGTCGCAGCGCCTGATCAACGAGACCTACAGCGCCTTCGTGCAGGGCTTCATGCCCACGCAGTCCCGGCCCGAGGTGGACGTCCTGGACGGGCTGACCACCGCGATCATCGTGGACCAGCAGCGCATGGGCGGCGACCCGCGCTCGACGGTCGGCACCGCGACTGACGCCAACGCGATGCTGCGCATCCTGTTCAGCCGGCTGGGCACGCCGCACATCGGCTCGGCGAAGGCGTTCTCCTTCAACACCGCCTCGATCAGCGGCGCCGGCGCGGTCACCTTGGAGAAGGGCGGCCAGACCGTCAAGGAGCGCCGCAGCTTCAGCATCGTCGGCGGCATGTGCCCGCGCTGCGAGGGCCGCGGCACGGTCAGCGACATCGACCTGGCCGAGCTCTACGACGAGAGCAAGTCCGTCAACGACGGCGCCATCACCGTGCCCGGCTACGCCGGCGGCGGCTGGAACTCGCGGCTGTACGCCGAATCCGGGTTCTTCGACGCGGACAAGCCGATCAAGAAGTTCACGAAGAAGGAGCTGCACGACTTCCTGCGCCGGGAGCCGACGCGGATGAAGATCGCGGGCATCAACATGACCTACGAGGGGCTGATCCCGCGCATCCAGAAGTCGATGCTGTCCAAAGAGCGCGAGTCGCTGCAGCCGCACATCCGGGCGTTCGTGGACCGCGCGGTCACGTTCGCCACGTGCCCGGACTGCGACGGCACGCGGCTGTCGGAGGGGGCGCGGTCCTCGAAGATCAAGGGCGTCAGCATCGCCGACGCCTGCGAGATGCAGATCAACGACCTGGCCGAGTGGGTGCGGGGGCTGGCCGAGCCGTCGGTGGCGCCGCTGCTGGCCGCGCTGTCGCAGACCCTTGACTCCTTCGTCGAGATCGGCCTGGGCTACCTGTCGCTGTCGCGCTCCTCCGGGACGCTGTCCGGCGGCGAGGCGCAGCGCGTGAAGATGATCCGGCACCTGGGCTCCTCGCTGACCGACGTCACCTACGTCTTCGACGAGCCGACCGTGGGCCTGCACCCGCACGACATCCAGCGGATGAACGAGCTGCTGCTGCGGCTGCGCGACAAGGGCAACACGGTGCTGGTCGTCGAGCACAAGCCGGAGATGATCGCGATCGCCGACCACGTGGTCGACCTCGGCCCCGGGGCCGGGTCCGGCGGCGGCGCGGTGTGCTTCGAGGGCACGATCGACGGGCTGCGGGGCAGCGACACGGTCACCGGGCGGCACCTGGACGACCGGGCCGCGCTGAAGAAGCAGACGCGCAAGGCCAAGGGCGCGCTGGAGATCCGCGGAGCGTCCGCGAACAACCTTCAGGACGTGGACGTCGACATCCCGCTCGGGGTGCTGGTGGTCGTCACCGGCGTCGCGGGCTCGGGCAAGAGCTCGCTGATCCACAGCTCGATGACCGATCACCGGCCCGACGGCGTGGTGTCCATCGACCAGAGCCCGATCCGCGGGTCCCGGCGCAGCAACCCGGCCACGTACACCGGGCTGCTGGAGCCGATCCGCAAGGCGTTCGCGAAGGCCAACGGCGTGAAGCCGGCGCTGTTCAGCGCGAACTCCGAGGGCGCCTGCCCGACCTGCAACGGCGCCGGGGTGGTGTACACCGACCTGGCGATGATGGCCGGCGTCGCGACGGTCTGCGAGGAGTGCGAGGGCAAGCGCTACCAGGCCGAGGTGCTGGAGTACCGGTTCGGCGGCCGCGACATCGCCGAGGTGCTGGCGATGCCGGTGGACGAGGCGGAGGCGTTCTTCGCCGACGGCCAGGCCAGGATCCCGGCGGCGCACCGGATCCTGTCCCGGCTGTCCGACGTGGGCCTGGGCTACCTGAGCCTGGGCCAGCCGCTGACCACCCTGTCCGGCGGCGAGCGCCAGCGGCTCAAGCTGGCCGTGGCGATGGCCGAGGACGGCGGGGTGTACGTGCTCGACGAGCCGACCACCGGGCTGCACCTGGCGGACGTCGAGCAGCTGCTGGGGCTGCTGGACCGGCTGGTCGAGGCCGGCAAGTCGGTGGTCGTCATCGAGCACCACCAGGCGGTGATGGCGCACGCGGACTGGATCGTGGACCTGGGGCCGGGCGCCGGGCACGACGGCGGCCGGGTGGTGTTCGAGGGGACGCCGGCCGATCTGGTCGCCGCGCGGTCCACGCTGACCGCTCAGCACCTGGCGGAGTACGTGGGGGCGTGA
- a CDS encoding glycoside hydrolase family 3 N-terminal domain-containing protein, giving the protein MVDAGMRNGLRKRTGGVAAVTLIAAVGLLSGACSSSGSKAAANGSTTSSSTTTTTTPPTSTSTPPSTTSTTPPPTTTTTTPPPTTTTPKPPATTSSAPAVPGGLTLQQEAGQRIIYSYQGLTPPQHLFDLIRQGDAAGVIFFGGNISSESQIAGVITQLRQAQAASPVHLPLLLMTDQEGGIVKRLPGPPFDSAKQVGESANPVAAATAQGAAAGQNMSSVGMNLNLAPVLDVYRTPGNFLDAAQRSFSQNPLTVSQLGSAFIVAQQNTGVAATGKHFPGLGSAPNGANTDEKPVTLDVSLNNLRTIDELPYVAAVQNGVKLVMMSWAVYPALDPNHPAGMSSAVVQNELRGRIGFKGVTITDALEAGALQAYGSAGNRALSAAEAGMDLLLCSSGDPAQGDAAASAIVAGVNNGTLSRSGFDAAVGRVDALRGGLK; this is encoded by the coding sequence ATGGTTGATGCTGGGATGCGGAACGGACTGCGCAAGAGGACCGGCGGCGTGGCGGCGGTGACGCTGATCGCGGCGGTCGGGCTGCTGAGCGGCGCGTGCTCCAGCAGCGGGTCGAAGGCGGCGGCGAACGGGAGCACCACGTCGTCCTCCACCACGACGACCACCACGCCGCCGACCAGCACCTCCACGCCGCCGTCCACCACCAGCACGACGCCGCCGCCGACCACCACGACCACCACCCCGCCGCCGACCACGACGACCCCCAAGCCCCCGGCGACCACGTCGAGCGCCCCGGCGGTCCCCGGAGGCCTGACCCTCCAGCAGGAGGCCGGCCAGCGGATCATCTACTCCTACCAGGGCCTGACCCCGCCGCAGCACCTGTTCGACCTGATCCGCCAGGGCGACGCGGCGGGCGTCATCTTCTTCGGCGGCAACATCTCCAGCGAGTCCCAGATCGCCGGCGTGATCACCCAACTCCGCCAGGCCCAGGCCGCCAGCCCGGTCCACCTGCCGCTGCTGCTGATGACCGACCAGGAGGGCGGCATCGTCAAGCGCCTCCCCGGCCCCCCGTTCGACTCGGCCAAGCAGGTCGGCGAGAGCGCGAACCCCGTCGCCGCGGCCACCGCCCAAGGCGCCGCGGCCGGCCAGAACATGTCCAGCGTGGGCATGAACCTGAACCTGGCCCCGGTCCTGGACGTCTACCGCACCCCCGGCAACTTCCTCGACGCAGCCCAGCGCTCCTTCAGCCAGAACCCGCTCACGGTCTCCCAACTGGGCTCCGCCTTCATCGTCGCGCAGCAGAACACCGGCGTGGCGGCCACCGGCAAGCACTTCCCCGGCCTCGGCTCAGCACCGAACGGCGCGAACACCGACGAGAAGCCGGTGACCCTGGACGTGTCACTGAACAACCTGCGCACCATCGACGAACTGCCCTACGTGGCAGCGGTCCAGAACGGCGTGAAGCTGGTGATGATGTCCTGGGCGGTGTACCCGGCCCTCGACCCGAACCACCCGGCCGGCATGTCCTCGGCGGTGGTACAGAACGAACTGCGCGGCCGCATCGGCTTCAAGGGCGTGACGATCACGGACGCCCTGGAGGCCGGCGCGCTCCAGGCATACGGAAGCGCGGGAAACCGGGCCCTGTCGGCGGCCGAGGCAGGCATGGACCTGCTGCTGTGCTCCTCGGGCGACCCGGCACAGGGCGACGCCGCCGCCTCGGCGATCGTGGCCGGGGTGAATAACGGGACGCTGAGCCGCAGCGGGTTCGATGCCGCGGTGGGGCGGGTCGACGCGCTGCGGGGCGGGTTGAAGTAG
- a CDS encoding VOC family protein produces MPTAIRSQVIPVSDLAAAKAIYTGLLGDPHTDTPYYVGYNVDGFEVALTPGDVSGGPVAYADVDDLDTTRDGLLAAGATERDSPRQVAPEARVCVLLDKDGNAIGLRGK; encoded by the coding sequence ATGCCCACAGCGATCCGCAGCCAAGTCATCCCGGTCTCCGACCTGGCGGCCGCCAAGGCGATCTACACCGGCCTGCTCGGCGACCCGCACACCGACACGCCCTACTACGTCGGCTACAACGTCGACGGCTTCGAGGTCGCGCTGACGCCGGGCGACGTCTCCGGCGGGCCGGTGGCCTACGCCGACGTCGACGACCTGGACACGACCCGGGACGGGCTGCTCGCCGCCGGCGCCACCGAGCGGGACTCGCCGCGGCAGGTGGCGCCGGAGGCGCGGGTGTGCGTGCTGCTGGACAAGGACGGCAACGCGATCGGGCTGCGGGGCAAGTAG
- a CDS encoding LLM class flavin-dependent oxidoreductase, with protein MHIGFAPHRLWPTDPADLAAVLETARLIEHLGFDHVIAGTHLLAGDLGLSPDPLVMLSAVAGATSRIRVISSILIAPLYEPLVVAHQAATLDALSGGRFVLGVGTGWDRTEFEAVGVPFGERGKRTDAALATMRALWRGESDLSLGMPPSTPDGPPVWVGGTSDAALRRALRFGAAWHGSGDPGEIAATRARIARLAEGTDRDPDTLALTVVGMLLPPGFELSGKFPGRLLGDGDRPSRESVVDELGRLVEAGVETCSLWAPVDAEALPDVLAWAAEVAAEIP; from the coding sequence ATGCACATCGGATTCGCGCCCCACCGCCTGTGGCCCACCGATCCCGCCGACCTCGCCGCCGTCCTGGAGACCGCCCGGCTGATCGAACATCTCGGCTTCGACCACGTCATCGCGGGCACCCACCTGCTCGCCGGCGATCTGGGGCTGTCCCCGGACCCGCTGGTGATGCTGTCGGCGGTGGCCGGCGCCACCAGCCGCATCCGCGTGATCAGCAGCATCCTGATCGCCCCGCTCTACGAGCCGCTCGTCGTCGCGCACCAGGCGGCGACCCTGGACGCGCTCAGCGGCGGACGGTTCGTCCTGGGCGTGGGCACCGGCTGGGACCGCACCGAGTTCGAAGCCGTCGGCGTCCCTTTCGGCGAGCGTGGCAAGCGGACCGACGCGGCCCTGGCCACGATGCGTGCCCTGTGGCGCGGCGAATCAGACCTCTCTCTCGGTATGCCGCCGAGCACTCCGGACGGCCCGCCGGTCTGGGTCGGCGGCACCAGTGACGCGGCCCTGCGTCGGGCCCTGCGTTTCGGCGCGGCCTGGCACGGCTCCGGCGACCCCGGCGAGATCGCCGCGACCCGCGCCCGGATCGCTCGGCTCGCCGAGGGCACTGACCGCGACCCGGACACCCTGGCCCTGACCGTGGTCGGCATGCTGCTGCCGCCCGGCTTCGAGCTGTCCGGGAAGTTCCCCGGTCGCCTGCTCGGCGACGGCGACCGGCCGAGCCGCGAGAGCGTCGTCGACGAACTCGGCCGGCTGGTGGAGGCGGGGGTCGAAACGTGCTCGCTGTGGGCGCCGGTGGACGCCGAAGCGCTGCCGGACGTCCTGGCGTGGGCGGCCGAGGTGGCCGCCGAAATCCCCTGA
- a CDS encoding TetR/AcrR family transcriptional regulator: MEAGPKLDPEREQAILGATLELLAETGYEALRLDAVASRAKASKATLYRHWPGKAELVVDAIQCYEQADLANETDTGTLRGDILATLTGIRDLMTGDLGQLMSGLLAALQKDAELAAAVRSSMVEDKQQVTQRMLDRAIARGELPADTDPTVFPEVAPAVMFMRIFVNGQTVDDEFLIHLTDNILIPLMVRSR; the protein is encoded by the coding sequence ATGGAAGCCGGGCCCAAGCTCGATCCCGAGCGGGAGCAGGCCATCCTCGGCGCCACCCTCGAACTGCTGGCCGAGACCGGTTATGAGGCGCTGCGGCTGGACGCCGTCGCCTCCCGGGCCAAGGCCAGCAAGGCGACCCTCTACCGGCACTGGCCCGGCAAAGCCGAGCTGGTGGTCGACGCCATCCAGTGCTACGAGCAGGCCGACCTGGCCAACGAGACCGACACCGGCACGCTGCGGGGCGACATCTTGGCCACGCTGACCGGGATCCGGGATCTCATGACCGGGGACCTCGGCCAGCTCATGTCCGGGCTCTTGGCGGCCCTGCAGAAGGACGCGGAACTGGCTGCGGCCGTGCGCTCTTCGATGGTCGAGGACAAGCAGCAGGTCACCCAGCGGATGCTGGACCGGGCCATCGCCCGGGGCGAGTTGCCGGCCGACACCGATCCCACAGTCTTCCCCGAAGTCGCCCCGGCGGTGATGTTCATGCGGATCTTCGTCAACGGCCAGACCGTCGACGACGAGTTCCTGATCCACCTGACGGACAACATCCTGATTCCTCTGATGGTCCGAAGCCGTTAG
- a CDS encoding MFS transporter translates to MSTTTESLSPAGAGAGAEAEASALNPRRWAALVVIAIAQLMIVLDGTIVNIALPTMQRNLHISDVNKQWVITAYALAFGSMLLLGGRVADYTGRKRAFIIGLLGFAAASALGGAATNEAMLFGARAVQGVFGALMAPAALSLLTVTFTEEKERARAFGVYGAIAGGGTAIGLIMGGVLTEYASWRWTLLVNVPIAVLAAFFATRVLSESKAEGNTKYDIPGALTSTAGLAALVYGFNKANTDGWGSTTTLSLLAAGVVLLIGFLVIELRTTHPLLPMRVVLDRNRGGSFLSSLLMGVGMFGVFIFLTYYLQQILGYSALKSGFAFLPFTFGVIAGAGVATRFLPRIGPRLLMAVGFGLATVGMVLFTGIGVSTSYATHVVPAELVMAFGIGLFFVPLSSTSLIGVADHDAGVASALVNTTQQIGGALGTAMLVTFATTATTNYFGSHAAHATNQSLLIAQASVHGYVTAFIWSAVILGAATLVVATLVKARKDDLPAGGAVHMG, encoded by the coding sequence ATGTCAACCACCACCGAAAGCCTGTCGCCGGCCGGTGCCGGCGCGGGCGCCGAGGCAGAAGCCTCGGCTCTCAATCCACGCCGCTGGGCGGCCCTGGTCGTCATCGCGATCGCGCAGCTGATGATCGTGCTGGACGGCACCATCGTGAACATCGCGCTGCCGACCATGCAGCGCAACCTGCACATCTCCGACGTCAACAAGCAGTGGGTCATCACGGCCTACGCCTTGGCCTTCGGCTCGATGCTGCTGCTCGGCGGACGCGTGGCGGACTACACCGGCCGCAAGCGGGCCTTCATCATCGGCCTGCTCGGTTTCGCCGCGGCCTCCGCCCTGGGCGGCGCCGCGACCAACGAGGCCATGCTCTTCGGCGCCCGTGCCGTGCAGGGCGTGTTCGGCGCGCTGATGGCCCCGGCCGCGCTGTCGCTGCTGACCGTGACCTTCACCGAGGAGAAGGAGCGCGCCCGGGCGTTCGGCGTCTACGGCGCCATCGCCGGCGGCGGCACCGCGATCGGCTTGATCATGGGCGGTGTGCTCACCGAGTACGCCTCCTGGCGCTGGACGCTGCTGGTGAACGTGCCGATCGCGGTCCTGGCGGCCTTCTTCGCCACCCGCGTGCTCAGCGAGAGCAAGGCCGAGGGCAACACCAAGTACGACATCCCCGGCGCCCTGACCTCGACCGCCGGTCTGGCCGCCCTGGTCTACGGCTTCAACAAGGCCAACACCGACGGCTGGGGCTCCACGACCACCCTGAGCCTGCTGGCCGCCGGCGTGGTGCTCCTGATCGGCTTCCTGGTCATCGAGCTGCGCACGACGCACCCGCTGCTGCCGATGCGTGTCGTCCTGGACCGCAACCGCGGCGGCTCGTTCCTCAGCTCCCTGCTGATGGGCGTGGGCATGTTCGGGGTCTTCATCTTCCTGACCTACTACCTGCAGCAGATCCTGGGCTACTCGGCGCTGAAGTCCGGCTTCGCGTTCCTGCCGTTCACCTTCGGCGTGATCGCCGGCGCGGGCGTGGCCACAAGGTTCCTGCCCCGCATCGGCCCGCGCCTGCTGATGGCCGTCGGCTTCGGCCTGGCCACGGTCGGCATGGTGCTGTTCACCGGGATCGGCGTGAGCACCTCCTACGCCACCCACGTCGTCCCGGCCGAGCTGGTCATGGCCTTCGGCATCGGCCTGTTCTTCGTCCCGCTGTCCTCGACCTCGCTGATCGGGGTCGCCGACCACGACGCCGGCGTGGCCTCGGCGCTGGTGAACACCACGCAGCAGATCGGCGGCGCCCTGGGCACCGCGATGCTGGTGACGTTCGCGACCACCGCGACGACGAACTACTTCGGCTCGCACGCCGCGCACGCCACCAACCAGTCGCTGCTGATCGCGCAGGCCTCGGTCCACGGCTACGTGACCGCGTTCATCTGGAGCGCCGTGATCCTGGGCGCGGCCACCCTGGTGGTCGCGACGCTGGTCAAGGCCCGCAAGGACGACCTGCCGGCCGGCGGCGCGGTCCACATGGGCTGA
- a CDS encoding VOC family protein, giving the protein MDLTIHASFLPHSDPDESVAFYRDVLGFEMRKDVGFNGMRWITVGPAGQPGTSVVLYPPSADPGVTEAERQTVAEMMAKGTYAVILLATSDVDGTFDQVQAHDAEVVQEPTDQPYGVRDCAFRDPAGNLIRIQQTK; this is encoded by the coding sequence ATGGACCTCACCATTCACGCCAGTTTCCTGCCGCACTCCGACCCCGACGAGTCGGTCGCCTTCTACCGGGACGTGCTCGGGTTCGAAATGCGCAAGGACGTCGGGTTCAACGGGATGCGGTGGATCACTGTCGGGCCGGCCGGGCAGCCGGGGACCTCGGTCGTGCTGTACCCGCCGAGCGCCGATCCGGGCGTGACCGAGGCCGAGCGGCAGACCGTCGCCGAGATGATGGCCAAGGGGACGTACGCTGTGATCCTGCTGGCCACCAGTGATGTGGACGGGACGTTCGACCAGGTGCAGGCGCACGACGCGGAAGTCGTGCAGGAGCCGACGGATCAGCCGTACGGGGTGCGGGACTGCGCCTTCCGGGATCCGGCCGGGAACCTGATCCGGATCCAGCAGACGAAGTAG